In the Geobacter sp. FeAm09 genome, one interval contains:
- a CDS encoding protein-glutamate O-methyltransferase CheR → MSISDNDFIQLRDFIYNICGMYFHTTKKYFLESRLSRRMETTGTKTHMEYYQLLKSPRGAEELKYLMDEITTNETYFFRNVPQLTALETKLLPELVEIKNKMGFRKLRIWSAGSSSGEEAYTMSMMLLEKRTTLLKDWIIEIVGTDINETVIAQAKEGVYNAYSVRNIPDLYKRKYIKEENGKFLLSPEVKKFVTFNKLNLYDDSKMIFMKSFDFIFCANVLIYFDTASKSKVVQHFYNNLQPYGYFFVGQSESLHGVNDKFKTVHFPGGFTYKK, encoded by the coding sequence ATCCGATAATGATTTCATACAACTGCGCGACTTCATCTACAATATCTGCGGAATGTACTTCCATACCACCAAGAAGTATTTTCTGGAGAGCCGGCTCAGCCGGAGGATGGAGACGACCGGCACCAAGACGCACATGGAGTACTATCAGCTCCTCAAGTCGCCCCGCGGCGCCGAAGAACTGAAGTACCTGATGGACGAGATCACCACCAATGAAACCTACTTCTTCCGCAACGTGCCGCAACTGACCGCGCTGGAAACGAAGCTTCTGCCCGAACTCGTCGAGATCAAGAACAAAATGGGGTTTCGCAAACTGCGCATCTGGAGCGCCGGTTCCTCCTCGGGGGAAGAGGCCTACACCATGTCCATGATGCTGCTGGAAAAACGTACGACGCTTCTCAAGGACTGGATTATCGAGATTGTCGGCACCGACATCAACGAGACCGTCATCGCCCAGGCCAAGGAGGGGGTGTACAACGCCTATTCGGTCCGCAACATCCCCGACCTCTACAAGCGCAAGTATATCAAGGAGGAGAACGGCAAGTTCCTCCTTTCGCCGGAGGTCAAGAAGTTCGTCACCTTCAACAAGCTCAACCTGTACGATGATTCCAAGATGATCTTCATGAAGAGCTTCGATTTCATCTTTTGCGCCAACGTGCTGATTTACTTCGATACTGCTTCGAAATCCAAGGTTGTCCAACACTTTTACAACAACCTGCAACCGTACGGCTATTTCTTCGTAGGCCAATCCGAGTCCCTGCATGGGGTCAACGACAAGTTCAAGACCGTCCACTTCCCCGGTGGTTTCACCTACAAAAAGTAG